The Chlamydiales bacterium genome has a segment encoding these proteins:
- a CDS encoding disulfide bond formation protein B: MNSALMRPQALSRLISSLLVIVHCGIITAAFVYQYTTNQAPCPLCFLQRVAMIGIAVGQLLNFRFGIKMSHHAISLFHCVFGAGVSLRQISLHVCPGSPTFGTPVLGYGLYTWALISFVCSIIAIGGLMLLYNPSWKPFHSKALTLMERFAFLFTLAIIIADIVSIGMICGFTPCPDNP; encoded by the coding sequence ATGAACTCAGCGCTCATGAGGCCGCAGGCGTTAAGTCGCCTGATCTCTTCTCTTCTGGTGATCGTCCACTGCGGGATTATTACTGCCGCATTCGTCTATCAGTACACTACGAATCAGGCCCCCTGCCCTCTCTGCTTTTTGCAGCGAGTGGCGATGATTGGAATTGCAGTGGGCCAGCTGCTGAACTTCCGCTTTGGCATCAAGATGTCCCACCATGCGATCTCCCTCTTCCACTGCGTCTTCGGTGCGGGGGTCTCGCTCAGGCAGATCAGCTTGCACGTCTGTCCAGGGTCTCCTACCTTTGGAACGCCTGTACTGGGGTATGGCCTCTACACCTGGGCGCTCATCTCTTTCGTCTGCTCTATCATCGCGATTGGCGGCCTGATGCTGCTCTACAATCCATCATGGAAACCCTTTCATTCTAAAGCACTTACACTCATGGAGAGGTTCGCCTTTCTCTTCACTCTTGCAATCATCATCGCAGATATCGTCAGCATCGGTATGATCTGCGGATTCACCCCCTGCCCCGACAACCCTTAA
- a CDS encoding HIT family protein, whose protein sequence is MRRMISLVALLFALVGPACASSPVQEEAYCAFCDPKVLDAQTFYEDELVLALYTHKPIFPGHCLIIPKRHVPRFEGLTDQECLHIAQTIRKVNLAVSKVFGTSSYLLLQKNGEEVGQSVPHVHFHYIPRMKGDDSTLKFFWRMYFVNMQGPIDPQEMKETVSKLKEAIDLLAE, encoded by the coding sequence ATGAGAAGGATGATTAGTTTAGTAGCGCTGCTGTTTGCTCTGGTAGGGCCGGCCTGTGCCTCTTCTCCGGTGCAGGAGGAGGCTTACTGCGCCTTCTGTGATCCGAAGGTGCTGGACGCTCAGACCTTCTATGAAGATGAGCTAGTCCTTGCGCTTTACACGCATAAGCCGATCTTTCCGGGCCACTGCCTGATCATTCCCAAACGGCATGTGCCGCGCTTTGAGGGGCTTACCGACCAGGAGTGTCTGCATATCGCTCAGACCATCAGAAAGGTGAATCTCGCTGTTTCAAAGGTCTTTGGGACCTCTTCCTATCTGCTACTGCAAAAGAATGGAGAGGAGGTGGGACAGAGCGTTCCCCACGTGCACTTTCACTACATCCCGCGTATGAAGGGGGATGATTCTACGCTTAAGTTCTTCTGGCGCATGTATTTTGTAAATATGCAAGGGCCCATCGACCCTCAGGAGATGAAAGAGACCGTCTCGAAGCTAAAAGAAGCGATAGATCTACTGGCTGAGTAG
- a CDS encoding YncE family protein produces MSKKISLALNRSFSLFLLTLSVFNSQVFADFAYVTNNDDTVSVIDTSSNTVVATIPVGNAPQGVAVTPNGQFVYVSNGGDDNVSVIDTSSNTIVATVPVGFSPVGVAITPNGQFVYVVNNLSFSHNVSVINTATNTVIATVPIGTAPFGDAANPNGLFVYAANSVDNTVSVINTSTNAVVATTAVGSGPIGVAVTPNGLFAYVTDIGDATVSVIDTSTNAVTAIISVGTSPRGVAVTPNGQFAYVTNNGSASISVINTSSNTVVATISSVGSSPQGIAFTPDGLLAYVVIRGDDTVITIDTSTNTIVGSPIAVGLFPQEIAIREGTSLSPPNNLSGHQKKNDFGLLFERFNLLQWEASASGSQVAGYFVYRNGVKIATLSASTFEYEDHNRKKGVTTSYSVTAFNASNSESPAATIQIN; encoded by the coding sequence ATGAGCAAAAAGATAAGCCTCGCTTTAAATCGTTCCTTCTCTCTTTTTCTCCTCACTTTGTCGGTTTTTAATAGTCAGGTCTTTGCCGATTTTGCGTATGTGACCAACAATGACGACACCGTTTCTGTGATCGACACGAGTTCCAACACTGTTGTTGCAACTATTCCTGTCGGCAATGCCCCTCAAGGAGTTGCGGTCACTCCCAATGGGCAGTTTGTATATGTCTCCAATGGTGGCGATGATAACGTCTCTGTGATCGATACGAGCTCCAACACCATAGTCGCGACGGTTCCCGTTGGTTTCAGTCCAGTAGGAGTTGCGATTACTCCGAACGGCCAATTTGTCTATGTAGTCAACAACCTCAGTTTTAGTCACAATGTCTCTGTTATCAATACAGCGACTAACACCGTCATTGCGACAGTTCCAATCGGCACTGCCCCATTTGGAGATGCGGCTAATCCCAACGGACTTTTTGTCTATGCCGCAAACAGCGTGGACAATACTGTGTCTGTAATCAATACAAGCACGAACGCAGTAGTTGCCACAACTGCTGTTGGGAGTGGTCCAATAGGAGTTGCAGTGACTCCGAATGGTCTATTTGCTTATGTAACTGATATTGGCGATGCTACAGTGAGTGTGATCGACACAAGCACGAATGCAGTTACGGCAATAATTTCTGTTGGCACTAGCCCGAGAGGTGTTGCAGTCACACCAAATGGGCAGTTTGCTTATGTGACAAATAATGGCAGCGCGTCCATATCTGTGATCAATACGAGCAGTAATACAGTCGTCGCTACAATTTCTTCCGTAGGTAGTTCTCCTCAGGGAATTGCATTTACACCAGATGGCCTGCTGGCCTATGTAGTGATTAGAGGAGATGACACCGTCATTACAATCGATACTAGCACGAACACTATCGTTGGATCCCCAATTGCAGTTGGCTTGTTCCCTCAAGAGATTGCGATTAGAGAAGGCACCTCTCTGTCGCCTCCTAACAATCTTTCAGGGCACCAGAAAAAAAATGACTTTGGCTTGTTATTCGAGCGGTTCAATCTTCTGCAATGGGAAGCAAGTGCATCTGGTTCGCAGGTTGCAGGTTATTTTGTTTATCGCAATGGCGTCAAAATCGCGACATTGAGCGCCTCTACATTCGAATATGAAGACCACAACAGAAAAAAAGGTGTGACAACCAGCTACTCAGTGACTGCATTTAATGCCTCCAACAGCGAGAGCCCAGCGGCTACCATCCAAATTAATTAA
- a CDS encoding aminotransferase class I/II-fold pyridoxal phosphate-dependent enzyme, with protein sequence MKLPTFKLEKYFDRHEFHAPYILCGSDNEPLKMRELLAMADEESLELWESLSLGYTPVPGAPLLRKEIAKLYQNIGEREIGTFAGAEEAIFAAMSVIVRPGDHVIVPTPCYQSLSTLPKELGAEVSLLPLKERSGGWVFEVEDLIKLVTPKTRLIVINFPHNPTGVHIDRKTLERIVECAKSTGAYLLSDEVYRFSEHRSPTSLIAAADLYEKAISLGVMSKTFGLAGLRIGWLATKDSELLEECLDYKFYLSICNSGPSEILALMALRAKERILERNLNIIRRNLELLDRFFEKYPKLFAWKRPTAGSTAFPKLLAQMPIREFTDDLVSREGVMLLPGSVYEISGNYFRLGFGRKDMPEALNRLERYVKHRFQDRSDY encoded by the coding sequence ATGAAACTGCCAACTTTTAAACTTGAGAAGTACTTCGATAGGCATGAGTTCCATGCCCCCTACATCCTTTGTGGATCCGATAATGAGCCGCTGAAGATGAGGGAGCTGCTTGCCATGGCAGACGAGGAGTCTCTGGAGCTGTGGGAGAGTTTAAGCTTGGGCTACACGCCCGTGCCTGGCGCCCCGCTCCTGCGCAAAGAGATTGCGAAACTCTACCAGAACATCGGAGAGCGCGAGATCGGGACCTTCGCAGGCGCAGAGGAGGCGATCTTTGCTGCGATGAGCGTGATTGTGCGTCCTGGCGACCATGTGATCGTTCCCACTCCCTGCTACCAGTCTCTTAGCACGCTGCCGAAGGAGCTGGGCGCAGAGGTCTCTCTTCTTCCTCTCAAAGAGCGCAGCGGCGGGTGGGTCTTTGAAGTGGAAGATCTCATTAAACTTGTCACTCCAAAAACGCGTCTGATTGTCATCAACTTTCCCCACAACCCGACGGGCGTGCATATCGACCGCAAGACTCTGGAGAGGATCGTCGAGTGCGCAAAGAGCACAGGCGCCTATCTCCTCTCCGACGAGGTCTACCGCTTCTCCGAACACCGCTCCCCTACTTCACTCATCGCAGCTGCCGATCTCTACGAGAAGGCGATAAGCCTCGGCGTCATGTCCAAGACCTTTGGCCTCGCGGGCCTGCGCATCGGCTGGCTCGCCACAAAAGATAGCGAGCTTCTCGAGGAGTGTCTGGATTATAAGTTCTACCTCTCGATCTGCAACAGCGGCCCCAGCGAGATTCTCGCACTCATGGCTCTGCGCGCAAAAGAGAGGATTCTGGAGAGAAATTTAAATATCATCCGAAGAAATTTAGAGCTTCTCGACCGCTTCTTTGAGAAGTATCCAAAGCTCTTCGCCTGGAAGAGGCCCACAGCTGGATCTACAGCTTTTCCCAAGCTACTGGCACAGATGCCGATCCGCGAGTTCACAGACGATCTCGTGAGCCGAGAGGGCGTCATGCTTCTGCCTGGTTCTGTTTATGAAATTTCTGGAAACTACTTCCGTCTGGGATTTGGAAGAAAGGATATGCCCGAGGCGTTAAACCGCTTGGAGCGGTACGTTAAGCACCGCTTCCAAGACAGATCTGACTACTAG
- a CDS encoding phosphatidylserine/phosphatidylglycerophosphate/cardiolipin synthase family protein, translating into MAVIAAPTITFVPPQHGIGEHKIGHHWVDLPGVEKAWHTAKALFKILATAALAGTATFYAVPIAGVATTVAFTTAGLTAALGLALLAYTFYRIYHVDQNAPIPFLDGTTPLGAWADNSVFITESSTETMEMKSRLIASAQHSIEISGSYCGGAIFDRMLIQIQEKLEQNPALQVKIIANDDLLTPSNYEKIRDLAARYPNNFFLLETKQQYLLLPSLRTISNHTKMVIVDGVRCITGGTGIQDVLSREGGDNVGQGASLPERVLGRGARDMDALVTGPAAETLRHEYYQLLAKWQSLTPERRQYGNLAAQRGYERIPANVKQASLEQHDEIFQDKARDRIVTSPTAVITGSYEHGDAHGCRMAYQQMIRSAKKSIAIAHMCLNQPEVIRELEGAAARGIEITIITNGSATHSPLSSRFLAPANRSALERLMRFGNVKCYEYTQESTLYHKKVMVIDEQLTTMGSYNISFCAETEDEDMVVFDSAEVAEQTLRVLQEDALRSRRVGPSTTFYYYLNEFLKMLTLQASAHISQ; encoded by the coding sequence ATGGCAGTTATTGCAGCACCTACAATTACATTTGTTCCTCCTCAACACGGGATTGGAGAGCACAAGATCGGTCACCACTGGGTTGATCTTCCAGGAGTCGAAAAGGCTTGGCACACTGCAAAGGCCCTGTTCAAAATCCTGGCTACTGCCGCTCTTGCCGGCACAGCCACCTTTTATGCGGTCCCAATTGCTGGCGTTGCTACAACTGTCGCTTTTACCACTGCTGGGCTGACTGCCGCGCTTGGCCTCGCGCTTCTAGCCTATACATTCTACCGCATCTACCATGTAGACCAGAACGCTCCTATCCCCTTTTTGGATGGGACTACGCCACTTGGCGCATGGGCAGATAACTCGGTATTCATCACGGAGAGCTCTACAGAAACGATGGAGATGAAGTCTCGTCTAATTGCAAGCGCACAGCACTCGATTGAGATCTCGGGCAGCTACTGCGGCGGGGCGATATTCGACCGCATGCTCATCCAGATTCAAGAGAAGCTTGAGCAGAATCCGGCTCTACAGGTCAAGATCATCGCAAACGACGATCTTCTCACACCTTCTAACTACGAGAAAATTAGAGACCTAGCAGCGAGATACCCCAACAACTTCTTCCTGCTTGAAACAAAGCAGCAGTACCTTCTACTGCCATCGCTTAGAACGATTTCAAACCACACCAAAATGGTGATTGTGGATGGAGTGAGATGCATCACCGGCGGAACGGGAATACAGGACGTACTCTCCAGAGAAGGTGGAGATAATGTAGGCCAAGGAGCTTCGCTTCCGGAGAGAGTTCTCGGAAGAGGCGCGCGCGATATGGATGCACTGGTCACGGGCCCTGCGGCTGAGACCCTGCGCCATGAGTACTACCAGCTTCTCGCCAAGTGGCAGTCACTTACCCCCGAAAGAAGACAATATGGAAATTTAGCCGCTCAAAGAGGCTACGAGAGGATTCCAGCCAACGTGAAACAGGCATCTCTCGAACAGCACGATGAGATTTTTCAAGATAAAGCCCGAGATAGGATCGTCACCTCGCCTACAGCTGTGATTACAGGATCCTACGAGCATGGAGATGCTCACGGCTGCCGCATGGCTTATCAGCAGATGATTCGCAGCGCTAAGAAATCGATTGCAATTGCTCACATGTGCCTCAACCAGCCTGAAGTGATTAGAGAACTTGAAGGCGCAGCAGCGCGAGGAATAGAGATCACGATCATTACAAATGGAAGTGCTACGCACTCCCCTCTCAGCTCCCGCTTCTTGGCTCCTGCCAACCGTTCAGCGCTTGAAAGGCTGATGCGATTTGGCAACGTGAAGTGTTACGAGTACACGCAAGAGTCGACCCTCTACCACAAGAAGGTCATGGTCATCGACGAGCAGCTCACAACAATGGGCAGTTACAACATCAGCTTCTGCGCTGAGACGGAAGATGAAGACATGGTCGTTTTTGATTCAGCGGAAGTGGCTGAGCAGACCCTTCGAGTTCTTCAAGAAGACGCGCTGCGCTCAAGAAGAGTGGGCCCTTCAACAACTTTCTACTACTACTTAAATGAATTTTTGAAAATGCTGACGCTTCAGGCCTCGGCCCACATCTCTCAATAG